GGAATACAGAATTACCAGGATGCCGGAAAATCAATGACAAAAAATTTAAATGGATAAAGAAAAACTATGGACATATATATGACCGTATATTTAACGAAAAACATGTATTAATAAACTGGTTTTTTGAGAATAGGTAGCAGATCAAATAGAGGGATAAATGTACAAAAAAACGCATGAATTGCGTTTTTTTTGTATTTCTATTGCAATTCTAATTGGAATTTCCAAAGCTTTTTAGTATTTTCTCGTAATGGGACCGTTTGTGTAGTTGTCTTCATTTTCCTTTTTGTTTAGATTCCTTTGTGGAAGGCGTATACTCACTTACAAAATATATGTTTCCCGATTTTTTTAATTTGGGGTCTGCCCCAAATCCATTTACTCGTTGCAGTTGCAGGATTAAAATAGTATATCGCTTCACCAGTTGGATCCCAGCCATTTATTGCATCCTGCACTGCCTTCTTAGAATTAGCATTTGGGGTAAGCCAAATTTGGCCATCCGCCACGGCCGTAAAAGCCCCAGGTTCAAATATAACCCCAGAAACTGTATTCGGGAAGGATTGACTATTCACTCTGTTTAATATCACAGCAGCCACAGCAACCTGACCAATATACGGTTCTCCTCTAGCTTCACCATGAACGGCATTTGCCATTAACTTAATATCATTTTGCGAAAAGCCATTTGGTAAGTTTGTGGATGTAACTTTAGTCGTATTTTTGGCCCCGGCAGGTGCTGGTTTATAGTTTTTAGTTGCCTTAACAAGTTTGGTTTTCGTTGTCGGACCCGCGACACCATCAATGGGAAGACCAAATTCATATTGAAAATTTCTTAATGCCCAGTATGTTCTCCATCCGAACACTCCATCGATTTTACCCGTAAAGAAGCCTACATGTTTGAGTCTTGATTGTAGTTCTATTACGTCACCACCCGTTGCTCCTCGCTGAATGATCCTGTTGGAAAAAGAACTGGCCTCATTGGGTTTTATTAAAGATAGAAACACAATTAAAAGGGAGATAACGAAAACAGATCTAAAAAAAATATACTTCTTGAACATAATAGCAACCCCCTAGTAAAAACTTTCTCAGTATCCTATTTTTTATAAAAATGGCATTTATTATTCGTGGTTTGTTTTGTCTTTTTGATCACAAACATGTGAAACTTCGATCCAAAGAAGTGTTGAGCAAAACTTTGCAAGTAGTTGTGTGTAACCGATAAAAAAATGAACTAATTCTGATTTATTTTTGCTGTCTTCTGGACAGCAATTGTTCTTGAGTAATATATCACGCTGATTTCGGTTGATTTTATTTTGCTAAAGCTTAAGAAGGAGGATGAAAATGGCAAATGAAATGAAAATGGATTGAGTGATTCTAGGCTCGTTAAGTCATGATTCATTGACTGGATATGAAATAAAAAAAGAATGGATACAATATTCAAGTTTTTCTGTAGTTCTAGCTATGGAAAAATACTACAATCCTAATTCCAATACTTAAAAGAGGAGCTTGCAATTTAAGCATGGTAACAAAATAAAGTATTTGAAAAATATTACTTGAATTGTCATAACGTTCTAAAACGGGTAATCTTTTAAAAGGTTTGAAAAAGATGTTGAAAGCTCAGGCAGAAAAAGCCATACAGTTTACTGATGAAATTAATATTAATACATACAGAACACTGATGACTCGAGGGCAGAAGGGGAGTTTTGTTTATTGTACAGATTCTAATCTTGTAGGATATTTGAAGGAAAGGTTTACAAAGAGAAGCGCTATTTATGAAAAGAACGAGTTTTATAAATCAGTAATTAAGGTCCTGAGGATAATGAAAGTTATTA
The DNA window shown above is from Bacillus sp. T3 and carries:
- a CDS encoding DNA/RNA helicase domain-containing protein translates to MLKAQAEKAIQFTDEININTYRTLMTRGQKGSFVYCTDSNLVGYLKERFTKRSAIYEKNEFYKSVIKVLRIMKVINVT
- the sleB gene encoding spore cortex-lytic enzyme — protein: MFKKYIFFRSVFVISLLIVFLSLIKPNEASSFSNRIIQRGATGGDVIELQSRLKHVGFFTGKIDGVFGWRTYWALRNFQYEFGLPIDGVAGPTTKTKLVKATKNYKPAPAGAKNTTKVTSTNLPNGFSQNDIKLMANAVHGEARGEPYIGQVAVAAVILNRVNSQSFPNTVSGVIFEPGAFTAVADGQIWLTPNANSKKAVQDAINGWDPTGEAIYYFNPATATSKWIWGRPQIKKIGKHIFCK